Genomic window (Streptomyces sp. SLBN-31):
TGGTGGGTGGACAAGGGCGGCCCCGCGACTTTGCCGAGACGAGGGGGCCGCCCTTGGCGTAGCTAGAACGGGGGTTCGGCGTCGGCCGCGCCTGCGGCAGAGTTGTTGCCGGTGGCCCACACGTCATCGCCCGCCGAGCCGTTCTGACCAGTGCGCTTGGCGTTGATGGTCACGGTGGTGAAGCGGACCGAGGCGCCGATGTCGTCGATCTCGACGGCGAGCATGGAACGCTTCTCGCCCTGCTCGTTGGTCCAGTCGTGCTGCCGCATCCGCCCGTTGGCGACGACGCGCGAGCCCTTCTTGAGGCTGTCGGCGACATGTTCGGCGAGGGTGCGCCAGGCGGCGCAGCGGTAGAACGCGGTGGTGCCGTCCTTCCACGCGTTGGAGGTGCGGTCGAAGGTGCGCGGGGTGACAGCAATGGTGAACTTCGCCAGCGCGGCGCCGCCCTCGGTGAACTTCAGCTCCGGGTCGTCGGTCAGGTTGCCGACAAGGGTGATCGGGGTTTCTCCGAACGACATGGTCACTCGCTCTCGAGGTCGGTGGGCTGGTGGTCGGCGGTGAAGTACAGGCGGACGCGCTTGCGGTCGCGGGTGGGGTACTGGCGGGCGGGTCCGGTGTCGAACGCGGCGGCCAGGACTCGGCTGACGCGGTCGGTGTCGGTGGGCTCGCAGATGACGCGGATCTCGAACACGGATGCCTTCGGGGTCACTTGGAGCGGGCGAGTTTGAGGGTGATGCCGCCGACGCCGACGGGTCCGGCGGCGCCGGCGATGACGGTGGCGGTGTGGGCGGCGATGTCGAGCAGCCAGGCGAGCGCGGCGACCAGTCCCCAGCCGCCGATGACAACCGCGCCGGCAATGGCGAACGGGTACGCGAGGCGCCGCCAGGGGAAGGCAGCGGTGTTGTCCTGGACGACGAACACGACGGGCTGGCCGGTGGCCTGGGCGCGGTGGTAGGCGTCGGCGGGGATGTGCGGGGCTAAGACGCCGGGCGGTTCACGGTGCTCCATCAGGTGTGTCCTTCCGGTGTGCCGGGACACGCGGGCGCCCGCCGGAGGTGTTCCGGCGGGCGCCCACGTGATGACGGTGTGTGGTTGTAGTGGTCACTGGCTAGTGGCTACTGGCAAGCCGAAAGAGCCTGTTGAGGGCCCCTGGTGGCCAGTAGCGGGGTGTTCTACCGGCTAGTGGCAAGTTGGCGGTAGCCAGTAGCCGGTAGCTTTCTGTGAGCGTTCAGGCGTGGTCGGGGTGGACGTAGACCGAGTGCGGTCCGTTGTCCCGGTAGACCAGCTCGCCTCGTTCGGCCGCCGCTTTGAGTGCCTCGCGGACGGCTTGCCGGCTGCGGCCCACGCGGTCGGCGACGGCGGACGGTTTCATGCCCACCGGACCAGCGTCGGCGATCGCCGCGAGCGCGTCCGCCAGCCATTCCGGCCCCGCCGTCCCGCCCTGCGGCGCGGGCGCCTGGTCGTCGTCGTCCCGCAGCGCGGACAGGTTCAGCCCGCGCCGCTCCGGACGCTCCCGCTCCGGGTGCGGTGCCGGGGCGGACGGGTCGGGCTCGTCGGTGGTGCCGAACTGTGCGTCGATCTCGCGCATGAACGCATCCGCGAGCCGATCCACCTCCGACCCCGACCCTGAATCCGCCTGAGTCGGCGGGGTGTTGTTCGGTGCGTCGCGCAGGGCGGACAGATTGAGCCCGTACCGGCCACCCGCACCGCCGCCTTGGCCGGTGGGGATGGGGGTGGTGTCGGGGTTGCCCATCCAGGCGATGCGGTCGGCATCCCAGCGGCGCGCGTATGCCTCACCGGCGGCCTTGGCGGACACCGTGTCGAGGGCGGGGTGGCGTTCGCTGGTGGCGGCGACGATCTCGCGGATCTGGTGGGGCAGGACCCGCCACGTCTTGAACAGGGCGGCCGGCGATTCGGGTGTGCTCATGAACCCGGCGCCCTTGTAGGGGGCTTGCTCGGTGCGCAGGCCGCGGCTGCCGGGGAACATCTTCGAGAGGTCCATGCCCTCGGTTTCGCCGCCGGTCAGGGCGACGCGCACCTTGGCCTCGCGGCGGATCATCAGGTTGCCCAGCACACTGCCGGTCGCCCCCAGCGCGGTGAGCACGGTGCGGACGCCCATGGAGCGGGCGATGCGGATGACTTCCAGGATCTTTTCTGCGAGCTTGCGCATCCGCCGGTCGGTGCTGACCAGGATCTCCGCACCCTCGTCGATCAACAGCATGATCTGCGGGATCGCCGAACTAACCGGCAACAGGTCGGTGTTGTTGCGGTGCATGAGGTCCTGGTAGGCAGTCTTGCGATACCGGGCGACCGCCAAAGCGGTGTCCAGCATCAACAGCGCCTCCTCGTAGGTCGAGGCGAGCCAGTCGATCCCGGGCCGCCAGCGCCGCTCGCCCTCTGCCGGTTGGTGGTTGAGGGCGGGCAGGACCCAGGGCAGGCCGGCCGATCCTGCATTCAGGTCGATCACCCACGGCAGGATGTCCGTGGCGCGGGCGAAGCCGGCGAGGATGGCGTGGACCATGTTGGTCTTGCCCGACCCGGTGGGCCCGACCACGAGCGCGCACTGTTCGCGCAGGTAGGCGAGGATCTCGTCGGCGTTGGTGCGGTATCCCCAGGGGATGCCGGTCAGGACCGAGAGAGGGCCGTAGTCGGTGGGGTAGGTGCGTTCGTCCATGAGGACGTTGACGGTGGCCACGTCGATCAGGGCACGGCCCTGGTGGACGCCGGGAGAGGCGGTCGCGGTGCAGCCATGCGGCAGATGCGCATCCGACGACAACACTGCCGACCGCTTGCTGATCAGGTCATACGTGGCGCCGCCCGGCAGTTCGGCGTCGATGGTGAACCCGGTGCCCGCGGCCCACTTCTCGACGGCGAGCACCTTCAGGCGGATGCCGCAGATCCTTTCGATCCGCTCCGCCCACTCCTCAGCGATCGCCCGCCGCTCCGCAGACAACGCCGCGGCCACCGCCCGCTGTTCGGCAGCCAGCGCCTCGGTCTCGCGGGCTTCCTCGTAGAGGTTGGTGGACCGGGTGGCGGTGCCCATGCCGACGCCGATGACGGCCAGCGAGCCGAGCGCCTGCCAGGTCAGCGGCCCGTTGGTGACTGCCCAGGTGGTCCAGCCGGCGCCGATGAGCCAGGAGGAGGCGCGGGAGGCGATGGTCTGGCCGGCGTTGCGCAGCCGGATGCCGGCGGCGGTGTGGCCGATCGCTCCGGCCGCACCCACCGCCAGCGCCCACCCGGGCGGCATGCCCGTGGCGGCGCCGGTGGTGGCCACGGCGAACATGCCAGTAGTGGCGGACAGGGCGCCGGTCACAGGCCCGTGGCCGGCTGCCCAGTCCCACGCCGGGCCACCCTGAGCCGTATCGGTCTGCTTGCTGTTCTGTTTGGTCATGGTGGCCTCGGTAGTCATCTCAGACGTTCCAGCCCTTCTCGGCCTCGGTGCCGTTGCGGGGTTCCTCGTGGCGGGCGATGTCCTGCTCGTGGGCCTGCCGGAACAGCGGCACGAGGGTTTCGGCGGAGTCGACCGCGTTGAGCAGGGTGCGGTGGATGTCGTCGAACCCGGCGGCCACGTCCTTCTCGAAGGCGAACTCCTCGTCGGAGCGTTCGGCCAGAATGCGGAAGGTGTTGGCAATCGACAGCATGGCCGTGGGCAGGTTGTCGATCATCGCGAGAACTTCCATGTTCCCGTCGGGGTCGTAGGTGCGCGCCGCGTTCTCCATCTCCGCCGCGGCCTCTTCGAACTTGAAACCAGACACGCTGATGGCCTCCTGAACAGCCGAAAGAAACGTCGGAATGAGCGAGGCAGGACGCTGCACGCGGTCGCCGATCTCCTGCGGATTGCTGTCCGCGGCGGCCTCTTCCGCCGCCCGGGTGGCGCGGATCTGCTCGTCACGAGCGGCTCGCTTGGCGCGGGCTGCCGCAACCAGCCGCGCGTACAGGCGCCGTCCGGGGTGTATCAGGGCCCGCCAGCCGAGCTTTTTGCCCAGCGGGGTGGTCAGGCAGCCCAGCACTCCGGCGGCGCCGCCGGCCAGGGCGGCGAGCAGGCGCCGTCCCTGGAAGCGGGAAGCCGACTTCAGCAGCCCCCAGCGCGCCTTACGGCGGGCAGGCGCCTTGCGTACCTGATCGCGCTTGGCGGCGACCTGCGCCCCGGTAGCACGGTCACGAGCGGCGCGGGCCTTGTTGACCAGGGCTCGGCTGCCGGCGGCGGCCTTACCTGCTGCCCAGCCGCCTGCACGCCCCAACAGGCCACGCGAGGCCGCCTTGTTGGCGCGGTTGGTGGCGCGGGCGTTGCGGCGGGCATCGGCGACCTGCCGGCGGGCCGCGGTGGTCTGCTGCCGGGCCGCGGTCCGGGTCGGCGACTGCTTCCGGTTGGCGTTGCGCAGCGCCCGCACCTGCCCCAAACGCCCGGAACCGCCGCCAGCACCGGAGCGGGACGCCCCACTGCGGGAAGCACTCGGACGGGACGTGGGACGCCCGCTCCCACCGTGACGGCCGGCGCCGCCACGGCCACCGGAGCGCAGGCCCAAGCCTCCCGTGCCGCTGCCGGTGCGGGACTTGCCACCGGAGCCGCGCCCACGGCCGCGCCCGCCGGAGAACAGGCCGGAGCCACCGCCGGAGCGGGAAGCGGACGGGCGCGAGGCGTTGCGCCGCTGGTCGGAGCCGGCCGAACCACGACCACCGTTGGCGGTGGTGGTGCGGCGGCGGGCACGGATCGCGGCGGTGGTGCCCACGACGGCGGCGCCGCCCGCGGCCACCGCGAGCGCGATCGGCCCGCCGCCGACCAGGGCGACGGTGCTGACCGCGCCCACCGCGCCGTTCGTACCGGCCAAGGCCAGCGGCAGCACCGGGATACCGCCCGAGGTGTGCGCCAACTCCCTTTCAGAGGAAGCGATTTGAGCCTGGTCCGGTGGGGTGGTGGGTGGGGGTGGGGGTGGGGTGGTAGCCGGGTGGGCTACCGGTTCGGTGGTGGTCTCGGTCATGCTGAGAGCACTCCTTTATGGAGAGAGCAGGGCCCGGACGCGTGCTTTCCAGGGCTTGGCGTCCGGGCCCTGCGCAGGGGGAAAGGGGCTGGTCAGAGCCGGTTGGGCTCCAGGGAGAAGAACAGGACCGTGGCGCCCCGCAGCGCGGGGTGGCTGGCCGTGGCCGTGACCTCCTCGTAGATCTCCTGGTAGGCGTCCTCGCGGGTAGCACCCGGGCGCGGGGTGTAGGTGCCGCTGCGGGTCGTGGAGACCAGACCGGGCTTGTCCACGGACAGCACCCAGAACAGCGGGCCCGGCGCGCCGGCGCCGTCGGGGTGGACGGTGCTCATGGCGGCCTCCTGGCTCACGTGGTGCGGTGGTCGGGGTGACGGGTGGCGATCTCCTGCCAGCGGCGGCTTTCCGCAGGACCGGCGTGCGTCAGCCGCACCTGGAAGTCTCAGCCCGCCTGCGTGCAGCGGTGGGTGGTCGTCGACCGCGCGTCCACCAGGCGGAACAGCAGGCTGGAGAAGGTGGCCACGCAGGACAGGCAGCAGGCCAGCAACAGCGCAAGCGGCACGCCGTAGCCGGCAAGCCGCACGCCGATCGCGACGGACAGGGCCGTACTGACAGCGACGGCCGCCGACACCGCGAGGCGCCGGCGGCGGATGGATGAGGTGTTCACCAGGGAAGTTCCCTTCCAGACAGCGGGGGTGGGGGTGGTGTGCTGGGCTCAGCTCGCCGGGTCTGTACCGGGTCTGCGAACGTGCCGCTCGCCGACGCTCACCGGGTCTGCTTCACTGGTGCTCGACTGCTTCCGGCAGTCGCAACGAGGGCCAGCCCACTAGACCTGGGCTGGTCCTCATTGATGTGTGCCGGACGCTCGTTTACGGCTGTGCGTCCTCCGCGTCGATCAGGGCGGCGTACGCTTTGCGCACCCGCTCTTCCTTCGCGACGAACCCCGCCGCGCGGTAGGAGGCCAGCGCCTTGCGATACGACAGGGGCGG
Coding sequences:
- the ssb gene encoding single-stranded DNA-binding protein produces the protein MSFGETPITLVGNLTDDPELKFTEGGAALAKFTIAVTPRTFDRTSNAWKDGTTAFYRCAAWRTLAEHVADSLKKGSRVVANGRMRQHDWTNEQGEKRSMLAVEIDDIGASVRFTTVTINAKRTGQNGSAGDDVWATGNNSAAGAADAEPPF